From a single Oceanispirochaeta sp. M1 genomic region:
- a CDS encoding type II toxin-antitoxin system CcdA family antitoxin, with protein MKTRTNVSIDKELLESAKSQNIVISTLLEKAIKDELKKKAEEDWVEENKANLNRYNQRITEDGVFSDELRTF; from the coding sequence ATGAAAACGAGAACAAATGTGAGTATAGACAAGGAATTACTGGAATCTGCAAAGAGTCAGAATATAGTGATCTCAACCCTACTTGAAAAAGCAATAAAAGATGAATTAAAAAAGAAGGCTGAAGAAGACTGGGTCGAAGAAAATAAAGCCAATCTCAATAGATATAATCAGCGCATTACTGAAGATGGTGTATTCAGTGATGAATTGAGGACTTTTTAA
- the rnhA gene encoding ribonuclease HI: MSNDNSVTIYTDGGCTGNPGPGGWACVLLTGGEEHHFSGGDESTTNNRMEMTAVITSLKQVMEMGLPLKAQIYTDSQYVKNGLTQWIHGWIRNGWKTAAKKPVKNKELWIEMKELCDQFELTWHWVKGHSGDKYNELCDTLVETERMKFQ; this comes from the coding sequence ATGAGCAACGATAATTCAGTAACAATTTATACCGACGGCGGCTGTACGGGGAATCCCGGACCCGGTGGTTGGGCCTGTGTCCTCCTTACAGGGGGAGAAGAGCATCATTTTTCAGGCGGTGATGAATCAACAACCAATAATAGAATGGAAATGACTGCCGTGATTACATCTTTGAAGCAAGTAATGGAGATGGGATTGCCCCTGAAGGCCCAGATTTATACAGACTCTCAGTATGTTAAAAACGGACTGACCCAGTGGATTCATGGCTGGATCAGAAATGGCTGGAAAACTGCAGCCAAGAAACCTGTAAAGAATAAAGAACTCTGGATAGAGATGAAAGAACTCTGCGATCAGTTTGAACTCACCTGGCACTGGGTAAAGGGCCACTCCGGAGACAAGTACAACGAACTCTGTGATACCCTTGTTGAAACAGAGCGTATGAAGTTTCAATAA
- a CDS encoding YifB family Mg chelatase-like AAA ATPase: MQVYSFVAAGFEGHLIHVEVFIRRGIPAVDIVGLPDGAVREARDRIRVAILQSGFQFPSGRILINMAPADIRKEGSSFDLSLALAVLLASGQISTTACSSTGQTNEHWLVLGELELSGRLRPVKGTLSAVSAALKKGIINIMLPAANMGEAFSAGAREVRGLNHLSELKEKSSFVTSAPDPAIINTTTFKEYQRTPPDIRDLKGQLGLKRALEVAAAGGHHMLMFGPPGSGKTLACTMLEGLLPEMEDERSFEVSRIWSQAGRLGQGGGILRRPPFRSPHHSATLEGLIGGGVHLTPGEISLAHGGVLFLDETPEFQGRILQSLREPLENGRVTLVRAGKSYWFPSDFQLIMAANPCPCGNMGRGNSVCICTELEISRYWKKIGGALMDRIDIRMPVEAVAPEVLLTESEESSEDLRLKIDDAVERQKHRYKEIGIYRNRSLSGAMTQEFCPLSKDLEEYFTLMARKISFSSRACHSVLKVARTIADLAGHENIQKEDLEEAGQYRRYGDSSLFWNEG, translated from the coding sequence ATGCAGGTATACAGTTTTGTGGCAGCCGGATTCGAGGGGCATCTGATACATGTGGAGGTATTCATCCGCCGGGGAATTCCCGCAGTGGATATTGTCGGCCTCCCTGATGGAGCTGTACGTGAAGCCCGTGACAGAATCCGGGTAGCCATACTTCAATCAGGTTTTCAGTTCCCTTCGGGACGGATTCTAATCAATATGGCCCCGGCGGATATCCGTAAAGAGGGCTCCTCCTTTGATCTTTCATTAGCACTTGCTGTTCTCCTCGCATCAGGACAGATCTCCACAACTGCCTGTAGTTCTACAGGACAAACTAACGAGCATTGGCTTGTTCTGGGTGAGCTTGAGCTATCAGGCCGTCTCCGCCCTGTTAAAGGGACCCTTTCCGCCGTATCCGCTGCTCTTAAGAAGGGAATCATTAATATCATGCTCCCCGCAGCAAACATGGGAGAGGCTTTCTCCGCTGGAGCCAGAGAAGTCAGAGGCCTTAATCATTTGAGTGAACTGAAAGAGAAGTCCAGCTTTGTAACATCTGCTCCTGACCCGGCAATCATAAATACAACCACTTTCAAAGAATACCAAAGAACTCCTCCCGATATCAGAGATCTGAAGGGGCAGCTCGGTCTGAAACGGGCTCTTGAAGTTGCTGCTGCCGGTGGTCATCATATGCTGATGTTCGGACCTCCCGGATCAGGGAAAACTCTTGCCTGCACAATGCTGGAAGGTTTGCTCCCGGAGATGGAGGACGAGAGATCCTTTGAAGTTTCCCGGATATGGAGCCAGGCAGGACGGCTGGGGCAGGGGGGAGGAATCTTACGTCGTCCACCTTTCCGATCTCCTCATCACTCGGCCACCCTGGAAGGCTTGATAGGAGGTGGAGTGCATCTGACCCCAGGAGAGATATCTCTTGCCCATGGGGGAGTCCTCTTTTTGGATGAAACTCCTGAGTTTCAGGGGCGTATTCTACAGAGTCTGAGAGAGCCCCTGGAAAATGGACGGGTGACCCTGGTCCGGGCAGGGAAGTCCTACTGGTTCCCTTCAGATTTTCAGTTGATCATGGCGGCCAATCCCTGTCCCTGCGGCAATATGGGTAGAGGTAATTCTGTCTGTATCTGCACGGAACTGGAGATAAGCCGCTACTGGAAAAAAATAGGTGGGGCGTTGATGGACCGGATTGATATCAGGATGCCCGTGGAAGCGGTAGCACCTGAAGTTCTCCTTACAGAAAGTGAGGAGAGTTCTGAAGATCTCCGCTTGAAGATTGATGATGCCGTGGAGAGGCAGAAACATCGGTATAAAGAGATAGGAATTTACAGGAACAGGTCCCTTTCCGGGGCAATGACTCAGGAGTTCTGTCCTCTAAGTAAAGATTTAGAGGAATATTTTACCTTGATGGCCAGGAAAATCAGTTTTTCCTCCCGGGCCTGTCACTCTGTTCTAAAAGTAGCCCGTACCATTGCTGATCTGGCAGGTCATGAAAATATCCAAAAGGAGGATCTGGAGGAAGCCGGGCAGTACAGGCGGTATGGGGACAGCAGTTTATTCTGGAATGAGGGGTAG
- a CDS encoding ROK family transcriptional regulator, translating into MRKTSYVSPSADSIIFNIIRNEGSINRTDLVAKTGFAKSTVSLQINKLIETGIIREIKPKESGNTVRKLQIEIVPDAGYVLGVFLGVHRLSISLFNLRMETIKEAVYDLESILDPKFINKLIIEKIDLLISEAKIIKKDLWGIGLGFPFPVDFHQGITETPPNLPLWHQYPIKSIYENHFSCPVLLDNDVNVMALGEAYSGIAQDENDFIFVKVGNGIGCGLFMEGRVYRGAKGSAGDIGHIALDRETKLCHCGNIGCLETIAAAPAIAKKGLEVAMTGDSPLLEKKLTENHKVTSKDVGEAAQMGDMFALRIIKESGKNLGSVLAKLVIFANPGMVVIGGGITNSGNLFLSAIREEILRRATHIATIDLQIRYTDLQDKCGPIGSGRLIIEDIFSSPNFTKTIEEKL; encoded by the coding sequence ATGAGAAAAACTAGTTATGTATCTCCATCTGCTGATTCGATTATATTCAACATAATAAGGAATGAAGGTTCCATAAATAGAACCGATTTAGTTGCCAAAACCGGTTTTGCTAAATCTACTGTGTCTCTTCAAATCAACAAATTGATAGAAACAGGAATCATCAGGGAAATAAAACCGAAAGAATCTGGAAATACCGTCAGAAAATTACAGATTGAAATCGTTCCTGATGCCGGATACGTCCTGGGTGTATTTTTGGGAGTTCACCGCCTGAGTATCAGTCTTTTCAATCTTAGAATGGAAACAATCAAAGAAGCAGTCTACGACCTTGAATCGATTCTGGATCCCAAGTTCATCAACAAACTTATCATTGAAAAAATAGATTTACTCATCTCCGAAGCCAAAATCATAAAAAAAGACTTATGGGGTATCGGTCTCGGTTTTCCCTTTCCTGTTGATTTTCATCAGGGAATTACAGAAACACCTCCAAATCTACCGCTGTGGCATCAATATCCGATAAAATCCATATATGAAAACCATTTCTCATGTCCTGTACTACTGGATAATGATGTTAATGTAATGGCTCTGGGAGAGGCATATTCGGGAATCGCCCAGGATGAAAATGATTTCATATTTGTAAAAGTGGGTAATGGAATAGGATGTGGCCTTTTCATGGAAGGCAGAGTATACAGAGGTGCAAAAGGGAGTGCCGGAGATATAGGACATATCGCTTTAGACAGGGAAACAAAGCTTTGTCACTGCGGTAATATTGGATGTCTTGAGACAATCGCTGCAGCTCCTGCCATAGCGAAGAAGGGTCTTGAAGTCGCAATGACGGGAGACAGTCCCCTTCTTGAAAAAAAACTTACTGAAAATCATAAGGTGACATCAAAGGATGTCGGTGAAGCTGCCCAGATGGGAGATATGTTCGCTTTGAGAATCATTAAGGAGAGCGGAAAGAATTTAGGTAGTGTCCTGGCTAAATTAGTCATCTTTGCCAATCCCGGAATGGTTGTAATCGGCGGTGGGATCACTAATTCTGGTAATTTATTCCTTTCTGCAATAAGGGAAGAGATTCTCCGGAGAGCAACTCACATCGCTACCATAGACCTGCAGATAAGATACACGGACCTGCAGGATAAATGCGGACCAATCGGTTCAGGCCGTCTGATCATAGAAGACATTTTCTCATCACCCAATTTCACGAAAACAATTGAAGAAAAATTATAA
- a CDS encoding ABC transporter substrate-binding protein, with protein MKRSLLFLCVMMLIGSLSAFAGGQGEDGEGYTIGISNAWVGSEWRTQMVDDVKAAAQPYIDQGLIKEIIVQSFDVSTEGQIDQIRNLISSGADLILVNPADATALTPVIAEAKSQGVIVIGTDTELSSPDAVNVAIDQKEWAAISARWLVEKLGGNGNVVCINGFAGHPANSARVKGYTEVFNSYPDIKILNEVNADWDNAKGQAAMADMLATYPDINGVWVQDGMAAGAFRAIQAAGRDDIFSTGEARVDFLKMWKEEELDMIGVANPPGAMTSAFFVGMQMLAGKEFKDGIFEGAYGNTIYVPVPTVVTNINFDTVYNAYKDYPDYFAVDGHLTEAQAAAYFK; from the coding sequence ATGAAAAGAAGTCTGTTATTTCTGTGTGTGATGATGCTGATCGGTAGTCTTTCCGCTTTTGCCGGAGGACAGGGTGAAGATGGAGAAGGTTATACTATCGGTATCAGTAATGCCTGGGTTGGAAGTGAATGGCGTACTCAGATGGTGGATGATGTAAAAGCTGCTGCCCAGCCTTATATTGATCAGGGACTGATTAAAGAGATCATTGTTCAGAGTTTTGATGTGAGCACTGAAGGTCAGATCGATCAGATCAGAAACCTGATTTCCAGCGGTGCAGATTTAATTCTTGTAAATCCTGCAGATGCCACTGCTTTGACCCCTGTTATCGCTGAAGCTAAATCCCAGGGAGTCATTGTTATCGGGACAGATACAGAATTATCATCTCCTGATGCCGTCAATGTTGCTATTGATCAGAAAGAGTGGGCAGCAATTTCCGCCCGCTGGCTTGTTGAAAAACTTGGTGGAAATGGTAATGTTGTATGTATAAACGGTTTTGCCGGACACCCTGCCAATTCAGCCCGTGTTAAAGGGTATACAGAAGTATTTAATTCTTATCCCGATATAAAAATCCTCAATGAAGTCAATGCCGACTGGGATAATGCAAAAGGTCAGGCTGCCATGGCTGATATGCTTGCTACATATCCTGATATCAATGGTGTATGGGTTCAGGATGGTATGGCTGCCGGTGCTTTCAGAGCTATTCAGGCTGCCGGAAGAGATGACATATTCTCAACTGGTGAAGCCAGAGTTGACTTCCTGAAAATGTGGAAAGAGGAAGAACTGGATATGATTGGTGTTGCCAATCCTCCGGGAGCAATGACTTCCGCATTCTTTGTAGGAATGCAGATGCTGGCCGGAAAGGAATTCAAGGATGGAATCTTTGAAGGTGCCTATGGAAACACAATTTATGTTCCTGTCCCCACAGTTGTGACAAATATTAACTTCGATACAGTCTACAATGCCTATAAAGACTATCCCGATTACTTTGCTGTTGACGGACATCTTACAGAGGCCCAGGCTGCTGCTTATTTTAAATAA
- a CDS encoding methyl-accepting chemotaxis protein encodes MKKMGLLFKTSVSIGFITVLLLAILLIMVSTISINNVNDNIAIITKETASNYAQIVKNYLQEPLDESRSLKSIYQGIVQNQKTIEISRDESNLILKSYIEDHPKYLGVYVLFEPDQFDGQDDVYRNTLHHDETGRYIPYWYLDDNGKGAIDILMEYEEDSSGWYQYPKRNNREAIQDPFLYPIGGVDVLMTSLTVPIQNVSGNFIGIAGIDVSIDEIAQMAANLKIEEYEDAYITIFSQNGIVAGSQNVEWLGQSVEDIIDQNDYIQSIKSGKSFSTDVENNGKLYFTYGVPFNIGYTDSQWMVTFSVARNELYQTVNRMISIFVVIGLGFLLILMFVVFIIIRSITTSVKQITLMASDVSKGDLTRELKLNRNDEIGIMGNTLHLMGDSLSEIVSNVRKSALTVTQSSSEINKTAQSLSQGASEQAASAEEVSSSMEQMASNIQQNTENAKKTESISEQVSIDAEEGGKAVAEAVVAMKQIAEKISIIEEIARQTNLLALNAAIEAARAGEAGKGFAVVASEVRKLAERSQSSATEISNLSTSSVNIAVKAGELLNQLVPRIRETASLVQEISHASEEQNSGVEQINIALIQLDKVVQQNATSSEEMADTASVMNNQAVELNSFMSFFTLKKRYRDTEQLQSTNSEKKHITHESMINEKKSIETRLTQIDSKDNKDSDFTEF; translated from the coding sequence ATGAAAAAAATGGGTTTGTTATTTAAAACATCTGTTTCTATAGGCTTTATTACAGTTCTTCTTCTAGCAATTCTTTTAATCATGGTTTCAACAATTTCAATTAATAATGTTAATGATAATATTGCAATAATCACTAAAGAAACAGCTAGTAATTATGCACAGATAGTTAAAAATTATCTGCAGGAACCACTTGATGAATCAAGATCTTTAAAATCGATTTATCAGGGGATTGTTCAAAATCAGAAAACAATTGAAATCAGTAGAGACGAGTCCAATCTTATATTGAAATCCTATATTGAGGATCATCCAAAATACCTGGGAGTATATGTTCTTTTTGAGCCGGATCAATTTGATGGGCAGGATGATGTTTACAGAAACACATTGCATCATGATGAAACCGGGAGATATATCCCTTACTGGTATCTCGATGATAACGGAAAAGGTGCTATTGATATTCTAATGGAATATGAAGAGGATTCTTCCGGCTGGTACCAGTATCCAAAAAGAAACAATCGTGAAGCAATACAGGACCCTTTTCTATATCCAATCGGTGGAGTTGATGTTCTGATGACAAGCCTTACAGTTCCTATTCAAAACGTATCAGGAAATTTTATTGGTATAGCCGGAATCGATGTCTCAATTGATGAAATAGCACAAATGGCCGCAAATCTTAAAATAGAAGAGTATGAGGATGCTTATATAACGATTTTTTCACAAAATGGTATTGTTGCAGGTAGTCAAAATGTTGAATGGCTTGGTCAATCAGTTGAGGATATCATTGATCAGAATGATTATATCCAGTCTATTAAATCTGGTAAATCTTTTTCAACTGATGTTGAAAATAATGGAAAATTGTACTTCACATATGGAGTTCCTTTTAATATTGGTTATACCGATAGCCAATGGATGGTAACTTTCAGTGTAGCCCGTAATGAGCTCTATCAAACTGTAAACCGTATGATAAGTATTTTTGTGGTTATTGGTTTGGGATTTCTGCTAATACTGATGTTTGTGGTTTTTATTATTATTCGAAGCATCACTACAAGTGTGAAACAAATCACATTAATGGCATCAGATGTTTCAAAAGGTGATTTAACCCGTGAGCTAAAGTTAAACCGCAATGATGAAATTGGTATCATGGGAAATACTCTTCATTTGATGGGTGACAGCCTCTCTGAAATTGTTTCGAATGTTAGAAAATCAGCTCTAACAGTGACTCAAAGCAGTAGCGAAATAAATAAAACGGCTCAATCCTTAAGTCAGGGTGCTTCAGAACAGGCCGCATCCGCTGAAGAAGTCTCTTCTTCTATGGAGCAAATGGCTTCAAATATTCAACAGAATACTGAAAATGCAAAAAAAACAGAATCCATTTCAGAACAAGTTTCTATTGATGCCGAAGAAGGTGGAAAAGCAGTTGCTGAAGCTGTCGTCGCTATGAAACAAATTGCAGAAAAAATTTCAATAATCGAAGAAATTGCAAGACAGACTAATCTTCTTGCTTTGAATGCCGCAATTGAAGCAGCCAGAGCAGGAGAAGCAGGAAAAGGATTTGCTGTTGTCGCTTCTGAAGTCAGAAAACTTGCAGAGAGAAGCCAGAGTTCAGCTACAGAAATTAGTAATCTATCTACTTCTTCTGTGAATATTGCAGTAAAAGCTGGTGAATTATTGAATCAACTTGTTCCAAGAATTAGAGAGACAGCTTCACTTGTTCAGGAAATCAGCCATGCCAGTGAAGAGCAGAATTCCGGAGTTGAACAAATCAACATAGCACTTATACAACTGGATAAAGTAGTACAGCAGAATGCTACATCATCTGAAGAGATGGCTGATACTGCTTCGGTGATGAATAATCAGGCAGTTGAGTTGAATTCATTTATGAGTTTTTTCACACTCAAGAAGCGATATAGAGATACTGAACAACTACAGTCTACTAACTCAGAAAAAAAACATATTACTCATGAATCAATGATTAATGAAAAAAAGAGCATAGAAACAAGACTCACTCAAATTGATTCAAAGGATAATAAAGATTCAGACTTTACTGAGTTCTAG
- a CDS encoding Gfo/Idh/MocA family protein: MKQHENCEMEIDVIKVAGIEFSHLHMGDNLRMVFEHPEAEICGICHSEKSLMGQAVQNFKIPENKIFTDWEECMKQTQPDIVILCPPTAEHTLWVERIAAYDVHIILEKPFASTLEEADRIINILKGRNKLFAVNWPLAWYPPHVKAKELLDQGLIGDIREVHFYDGNRGPLWHLADKVETSAEEVERGKTKSWFYKKEFGGGSLLDYLGYGTTLGAWYHGGAKPLEVSSSTFQTEGLEVDEHSITTARFEYGLSKFETRWGTFTDPWVYQPQPKCGFYLVGTEGTISSFDFEKTVRVQTRTHPEGIEYSADSLKAPFHNPVAYMIHCIQNSLSIEGPLSIEMARIGQQIVDTAFISAKSKRTMDLIG; the protein is encoded by the coding sequence ATGAAGCAGCATGAAAACTGTGAAATGGAGATAGATGTGATTAAAGTAGCAGGAATAGAATTCTCCCACTTACATATGGGTGATAATTTGAGAATGGTTTTTGAACATCCTGAGGCAGAAATCTGCGGAATCTGTCATTCTGAAAAATCACTGATGGGTCAGGCTGTTCAGAATTTTAAAATTCCGGAAAATAAAATTTTTACTGATTGGGAAGAGTGTATGAAGCAGACACAGCCCGATATAGTAATACTTTGTCCTCCAACAGCCGAACATACCCTGTGGGTAGAACGGATCGCTGCCTATGATGTCCATATCATTTTGGAAAAACCATTCGCCTCTACTCTGGAGGAGGCTGACAGGATCATAAATATACTTAAAGGCAGGAACAAACTTTTTGCCGTTAACTGGCCGCTGGCCTGGTATCCACCTCATGTTAAAGCAAAGGAGCTCCTCGATCAGGGTCTTATCGGAGATATCCGGGAGGTCCATTTTTATGATGGAAACAGGGGGCCTCTCTGGCATCTGGCTGATAAGGTTGAAACAAGTGCAGAAGAAGTGGAGAGAGGGAAGACCAAAAGCTGGTTCTATAAAAAAGAATTCGGCGGAGGGTCACTCCTTGACTACCTTGGTTATGGAACGACCCTGGGTGCCTGGTATCATGGCGGGGCTAAACCTCTGGAAGTTAGTTCTTCAACATTTCAGACTGAAGGACTTGAGGTCGATGAACACAGCATTACGACAGCCCGTTTTGAATACGGTCTTTCAAAATTTGAGACCAGGTGGGGCACTTTTACTGATCCCTGGGTCTATCAACCTCAGCCTAAATGCGGGTTTTATCTTGTAGGGACCGAGGGGACAATCAGCAGTTTTGATTTTGAAAAAACTGTACGGGTTCAGACCCGGACACACCCCGAAGGGATAGAGTATTCCGCCGATTCTCTGAAAGCTCCCTTTCATAATCCCGTGGCCTATATGATTCACTGTATCCAGAACAGTCTTTCCATTGAGGGACCCCTCTCAATAGAAATGGCCCGGATAGGACAGCAGATAGTTGACACAGCTTTTATATCTGCAAAATCAAAGAGAACTATGGATCTCATAGGGTAA
- a CDS encoding Gfo/Idh/MocA family protein translates to MEDNESYGLGKVGSTKRFEAPLIEYMPPKPRHYKPSIALIGCGGISEQHLIAYTKAGWNISVLCDVNREKAEGAKHRFNLSSRIEENWENLINDDEIDVVDLAVHPRVRDRMFEPFINRKKHILSQKPFVTDIARGEEIVAKARDAGIKLAVNQNGRWSPHYSYIRGLIDEGALGDIQAIRHSISWDHTWTKGTPFEDIHFLILYDFGIHWFDLLACFLKGRKVNSIYAKASFAAGQDVKPPFLSSVIFDYEGGQASIDFNALTRYGQEDRTLVIGNRGTVESVGLDLLSQKVTFSCESGQATPELKGSWFPDGFVGSMGELLCGIEENREPSNNAADNLLSLRFCFAALKSAKTGRPVDPYESGLSIVK, encoded by the coding sequence ATGGAAGATAACGAGAGTTATGGTTTAGGAAAAGTCGGGAGCACAAAAAGATTTGAGGCTCCTCTAATTGAATATATGCCTCCCAAGCCCCGTCATTATAAACCTTCAATAGCACTTATCGGCTGCGGCGGGATATCAGAACAGCATCTGATTGCCTATACAAAAGCCGGATGGAATATTTCGGTACTCTGTGATGTTAACCGTGAAAAGGCTGAAGGGGCTAAACATAGATTTAACCTGAGCTCAAGAATTGAAGAGAACTGGGAGAATCTGATTAATGATGATGAGATAGATGTGGTTGATCTGGCTGTTCATCCCAGGGTAAGGGATAGGATGTTTGAACCCTTTATCAACAGAAAAAAACATATCCTGTCTCAAAAGCCTTTTGTTACGGATATCGCGAGAGGGGAGGAAATCGTCGCTAAAGCCAGGGATGCCGGTATAAAACTGGCAGTGAACCAGAACGGGCGATGGTCTCCCCATTATTCCTATATAAGAGGTTTGATAGATGAGGGAGCCCTGGGTGATATTCAGGCGATCCGTCATTCAATATCCTGGGATCATACCTGGACTAAGGGGACTCCTTTTGAGGATATTCATTTTTTAATACTTTATGATTTCGGAATCCACTGGTTTGATCTGCTTGCCTGTTTTCTGAAAGGGCGAAAGGTAAATTCAATCTATGCAAAAGCTTCTTTTGCTGCAGGTCAGGATGTAAAACCTCCCTTTTTATCTTCTGTTATCTTTGATTATGAAGGGGGACAGGCATCCATCGATTTCAATGCTTTGACCCGTTACGGTCAGGAAGACAGAACTCTTGTCATCGGAAACCGGGGAACGGTTGAAAGCGTTGGTCTGGATTTATTATCACAAAAAGTAACATTCAGCTGTGAATCCGGTCAGGCCACTCCCGAATTGAAGGGAAGCTGGTTTCCAGATGGCTTTGTCGGTTCCATGGGTGAACTATTGTGTGGAATCGAGGAGAACAGGGAGCCTTCAAATAATGCTGCGGATAATCTCCTCAGTCTCCGTTTTTGTTTTGCGGCTCTTAAAAGTGCCAAGACAGGTCGCCCCGTTGATCCCTATGAGTCCGGTCTGTCTATAGTTAAGTGA
- a CDS encoding CcdB family protein, whose product MNQFDIFRNKNQKSSKVVPFLINLQSDPMDLLVSRIVAPLRKEADYSDQKISRIHIPISIENEEYIIFISELAAVPLELMGERVMNAAALRQEFTSAIDLLFTGF is encoded by the coding sequence ATGAATCAATTTGATATATTCAGAAATAAAAATCAGAAAAGTTCAAAGGTGGTTCCCTTTCTTATCAACCTTCAATCTGATCCAATGGATCTATTGGTAAGCAGAATTGTTGCACCTCTCAGAAAAGAAGCAGATTATTCAGACCAGAAAATTTCCCGGATTCATATCCCTATAAGTATTGAAAATGAAGAATATATAATATTCATATCAGAATTGGCGGCCGTTCCCCTTGAATTGATGGGTGAGAGAGTCATGAATGCTGCAGCTCTGAGACAAGAATTTACATCTGCCATTGATTTATTGTTTACCGGATTTTAA
- a CDS encoding sugar ABC transporter ATP-binding protein, protein MVPLLELRGVTKRFGGVQALSQGDFVLNKGEIHFLVGANGCGKSTLSKIIVCALEKDGGEIFYKGETLKLTSPAEARKAGIAVVFQELSLVPDLTVQENMFLGSQNQGTLGFVDSISQKEICEKALSRFNDVLSQDIGPETPVTHLSADERQIVEILKVLIREPEVIILDEATSSLHAAQVEILFDIVRELRDKGCSIILISHKMKELFEIGDRATIIRNGVTVATVDLKSTTHDEIVTHMVGEELSSSQKEEREISDHVLLEVKNLSAQGLKDINLSLKKGEILGLSGLQGQGQSELLLTLFGNSPDFRGEVLLDNKLMGLKSPGHCIRDGFSYISGDRKKYGVFQIRSILENTVLAHIRKKGFLFFSRKTLKISVLPILERLGLVYDSLDHSISNLSGGNQQKVIIGRWLMTNPKIILMDDPTKGVDIKTKEELYTLMKELCDAGVSILWNSSEDQEILKNADRVLVLNEGRIVDELSGERLSEYELYKAAMA, encoded by the coding sequence ATGGTTCCACTGTTAGAGCTCAGAGGTGTAACTAAAAGGTTCGGGGGGGTGCAAGCCCTCAGTCAAGGAGATTTTGTTCTTAATAAGGGCGAAATTCACTTTCTTGTAGGAGCCAACGGTTGCGGTAAAAGTACCCTCAGTAAAATTATTGTATGTGCCCTTGAAAAAGACGGGGGCGAGATTTTCTATAAAGGCGAGACTCTTAAACTTACAAGTCCGGCGGAAGCCCGTAAAGCGGGGATTGCCGTAGTATTTCAGGAATTGAGTCTTGTTCCTGACTTAACTGTTCAGGAAAATATGTTTCTGGGGAGTCAAAATCAGGGAACCCTGGGTTTTGTCGATTCAATATCTCAGAAAGAGATCTGTGAAAAGGCTCTCAGTCGCTTCAATGATGTCCTTTCTCAGGATATTGGCCCTGAAACTCCTGTGACCCACCTGTCTGCGGATGAACGGCAGATCGTTGAGATTCTAAAGGTCCTTATCCGGGAACCGGAGGTCATTATTCTTGATGAAGCGACTTCATCACTCCATGCTGCACAGGTAGAGATCCTTTTTGACATAGTCAGAGAGTTGAGGGATAAAGGATGTTCCATCATTCTTATCTCACATAAAATGAAAGAGCTTTTCGAGATAGGCGATAGAGCCACCATCATAAGAAATGGTGTAACCGTCGCCACTGTAGATTTGAAATCAACAACACATGATGAAATTGTCACTCATATGGTGGGTGAAGAACTTTCATCTTCTCAAAAAGAGGAGAGAGAGATCAGTGATCATGTACTTCTTGAAGTTAAAAACCTCAGTGCCCAGGGCTTGAAAGATATAAATCTCTCTCTCAAGAAAGGAGAAATCCTCGGTTTGAGTGGACTGCAGGGACAGGGACAGTCTGAACTTCTATTGACTCTTTTCGGGAACTCTCCTGATTTTAGAGGGGAGGTCTTGCTGGATAATAAACTTATGGGATTAAAATCTCCCGGTCACTGTATACGGGACGGTTTTTCTTATATCTCCGGCGATAGAAAAAAATACGGTGTATTTCAGATCAGATCAATTCTGGAAAATACAGTGTTGGCTCATATTAGGAAAAAGGGGTTCCTTTTTTTCAGTAGAAAAACACTAAAGATATCAGTTCTGCCTATATTGGAAAGACTCGGTCTTGTCTATGACAGTCTGGATCATTCCATCTCAAATCTGAGCGGTGGAAATCAGCAGAAGGTTATAATTGGCCGATGGCTGATGACCAATCCCAAGATAATACTGATGGATGACCCCACAAAAGGGGTGGATATAAAAACTAAAGAAGAGCTTTATACCTTGATGAAAGAACTTTGTGATGCAGGAGTTTCAATCCTTTGGAATTCCTCGGAAGATCAGGAAATCCTGAAGAATGCAGACAGGGTCCTGGTTCTGAATGAAGGCAGAATTGTTGATGAGCTCAGTGGGGAAAGATTAAGTGAATACGAACTCTATAAAGCCGCAATGGCTTAA